The nucleotide window GGACATTACCGCACTGTCGGTTAATGGTAATAAGACCGGCAATGAACGCCCGCTCCAGACCTGGCTGGAAGTGCCTGACCATATTGCTCCGTCAGATGGAACCTTCCCGCTCACCCAGCAGGATATACAAGTTTCATCAACATCGGAGGAAATTAACACCACATCATCTCCCAGCCCCCGAGGCCGTATACATCCCATCCCCTGGTCATGGGCCGCTGCTGCAGCCTTGTTAGCCATAACCGCGATCTCCTGGTGGTTCTTTCAATCTATACCAGCTACTCACCATCGCTTAAGCCTCCTGGATAAAAACATGGGTGTACAACTGCAAGTAGGCAACGGAAAAATAGTGAATCTGTCTACCGACAGTGGCACCATCGCCCTGCAGAAAATTCAATTTAACAACAATAATAAAACGCTTTCGCTGGTAACAAGTACCATCGGGGAACCCAAAGGAAACGAAAAGTTAACATTGGCCGTTCCTGCCGGTCTCGATTATAAGGTGCAACTACCTGATGGTACCAACGTATGGCTCAACTCCACGACTACCATGCGTTTTTCAGTGCCTTTCTTCGGTACCTCCAGAGACGTATTCATCGATGGGGAAGCATTTATCCAGGTGGCGAAAGATGTCGACCATGCTTTCTTTGTACATACCGCTCATAGCACCGTTCAGGTACTGGGCACTTCTTTCAACATCAACTCCTATGATAACAATGCCGTAAAAGTATCACTGGTGGATGGCGCTGTTAAAATGAAGGAGGGAGAAGATGAGGTAACACTCAAACCCGGACAACAAGCCGTTGCCACCGGCAAAGGAATTCAGGTACGGCCTTTTGATGAAATGGAAGAACTTAGCTGGCGCCAGGGCTTCTTTTATTTTTCCAGCGCTACCCTGTCGGAGATATCCCGCGTATTGCCACGATGGTTCGGAATTCCCGTTATCATGGACAATGACCGTATTGCCAATGAAACATTCACCGGCAACATCGATCGGAATCAACCCATTATCATATTCCTGGATAATCTGAAGTCAACTACCACTGT belongs to Chitinophaga sp. HK235 and includes:
- a CDS encoding FecR family protein; translated protein: MRANLKIQQLMMEKIGGIINAADEAYLDHLISTDSVVATLWQQTKKLYPSEDIDNGFCRFDQLPWQDITALSVNGNKTGNERPLQTWLEVPDHIAPSDGTFPLTQQDIQVSSTSEEINTTSSPSPRGRIHPIPWSWAAAAALLAITAISWWFFQSIPATHHRLSLLDKNMGVQLQVGNGKIVNLSTDSGTIALQKIQFNNNNKTLSLVTSTIGEPKGNEKLTLAVPAGLDYKVQLPDGTNVWLNSTTTMRFSVPFFGTSRDVFIDGEAFIQVAKDVDHAFFVHTAHSTVQVLGTSFNINSYDNNAVKVSLVDGAVKMKEGEDEVTLKPGQQAVATGKGIQVRPFDEMEELSWRQGFFYFSSATLSEISRVLPRWFGIPVIMDNDRIANETFTGNIDRNQPIIIFLDNLKSTTTVDYYFDNTGRLHFK